A genomic region of Venturia canescens isolate UGA chromosome 7, ASM1945775v1, whole genome shotgun sequence contains the following coding sequences:
- the LOC122413154 gene encoding extracellular matrix-binding protein EbhA-like, with protein MHILRAFHIVTLIILGSAKIICAENFHLRRQKISRKGASLAQKAAQEAKAASDAQNVAGQQAARQVKSQLARKASEAVKSAQAALSSKEAIVEQLQEELKEARSVVNEENSSLQKDQNNVKAAVSAAHETQQQLKTLNQAIHTAKFSLANSQAAAQGARRSLSEKNELFEAAKRRVEELRAQLRVAKADYANTNRAVINAKTAARHAAAKAHKNRRRTRNNVEAQGQRNPRKLIDSTCIGVKLPRSQIEATNLAQKAAKEAKAANAAQSMAGAQASRKVKSQLAQKAVQAAKAAEAALAGKEAIVNQLQQEMKEAEAVVSEESQSLQQSQAIVDSAVLSARQAQQELKTLEKAMETADAHVENAKATAEGAREEFKEKRQLVQAAKARTKLLLKETQCAKNDLTNTKKAVVKASEAAREAEVNASKIKRRRNLTRRIA; from the exons ATGCACATCCTCCGTGCTTTTCACATAg tgACGTTGATTATCCTCGGAAGTGCTAAAATCATTTGTGCCGAGAATTTTCATCTACGACGACAGAAAATCAGTCGAAAGGGCGCGAGCCTCGCGCAGAAAGCAGCTCAGGAGGCAAAAGCAGCTTCAGACGCGCAGAATGTTGCCGGTCAGCAAGCGGCTCGTCAA GTTAAATCTCAGTTGGCTCGCAAAGCGTCTGAAGCAGTGAAATCTGCACAAGCAGCACTCTCCAGCAAGGAAGCAATTGTGGAGCAATTACAAGAGGAACTTAAG GAAGCTCGGTCGGTGGTTAACGAGGAGAATTCTTCTCTTCAAAAGGATCAAAACAACGTCAAAGCTGCTGTTTCGGCTGCTCACGAGACCCAACAGCAG CTAAAGACCCTGAATCAAGCAATTCACACGGCGAAATTCAGTCTCGCGAATTCCCAAGCCGCAGCCCAAGGAGCTCGGAGGTCGCTGTCCGAAAAGAATGAACTTTTTGAGGCTGCTAAGAGACGAGTCGAGGAATTGAGGGCGCAACTGAGAGTCGCGAAAGCCGATTACGCGAATACCAATCGAGCGGTGATAAATGCGAAAACTGCAGCTCGGCATGCAGCTGCGAAAGCGCACAAAAACAGGAGGCGTACGAGAAACAACGTGGAAGCGCAGGGCCAAAGAAATCCAAGGAAACTCATCGATTCTACGTGCATCGGCGTTAAGCTTCCGCGATCACAAATAGAGGCGACTAATCTTGCTCAAAAAGCTGCCAAAGAAGCCAAAGCAGCTAACGCAGCCCAAAGTATGGCCGGTGCTCAAGCTTCCCGTAAA GTCAAATCTCAACTCGCCCAAAAAGCTGTGCAAGCAGCTAAAGCTGCTGAAGCTGCGCTCGCTGGGAAAGAAGCAATAGTAAATCAGCTCCAACAAGAGATGAAAGAAGCTGAGGCCGTTGTCAGCGAAGAATCTCAGTCCCTGCAACAGAGCCAAGCCATTGTCGATTCAGCGGTTCTTTCTGCGCGGCAGGCTCAACAAGAG TTAAAAACGCTGGAAAAAGCTATGGAGACGGCGGACGCTCATGTCGAAAATGCGAAGGCAACGGCCGAAGGTGCTCGGGAGGAGTTCAAAGAGAAACGACAATTAGTACAGGCCGCGAAGGCACGAACGAAGCTACTGTTGAAAGAGACGCAATGCGCGAAAAATGATCTCACTAATACGAAAAAAGCGGTTGTAAAAGCGAGCGAAGCGGCACGCGAGGCTGAAGTCAACGCCAGTAAAATTAAGCGACGTCGAAATTTAACCCGTCGGATAGCCTAA
- the LOC122413054 gene encoding farnesol dehydrogenase-like: protein MDRWVGKIAVVTGSSSGIGLAISIALVRKGMVVVGLARRKTVMEEAVHAATSGSTGKFFGYECDVTTEESVIGVFKKIKENFGTVHVLVNNAGTMEAGTILDTTSEVWQKTFNVNVMGALYCTQQAMQLMKESEEEGHVVMINSIQGHRVHIFREIPMNVYPASKHAITGLTESLQRENLGGRIRFTSISPGVVKTPIVEPYMTLPGTANMPLLEPEDIADSVVYVVGTPLRVQITELTIRPLGETNT from the exons aTGGACCGTTGGGTTGGAAAAATTGCTGTCGTCACCGGATCCTCGTCCGGCATCGGCTTGGCTATTTCGATCGCACTTGTTCGCAAAGGAATGGTCGTTGTCGGCTTGGCCAGAAGAAAAACAGTAATGGAG GAAGCTGTGCATGCAGCAACGAGTGGTTCGACAGGCAAATTTTTCGGTTACGAGTGCGACGTGACGACTGAAGAAAGTGTCATCGGTgtctttaaaaaaatcaaagaaaatttcGGCACCGTTCACGTTTTGGTTAACAATGCTGGAACTATGGAAGCTGGCACGATTCTAG ACACGACGAGCGAAGTTTGGCAGAAAACCTTCAATGTAAACGTAATGGGAGCGTTGTACTGCACGCAACAGGCAATGCAATTAATGAAGGAGTCCGAAGAGGAGGGTCACGTCGTAATGATAAATAGTATACAAGGCCACCGGGttcacatttttcgagaaatccCAATGAACGTATATCCAGCGAGCAAACACGCTATTACCGGACTCACTGAGTCGCTGCAGCGGGAAAATCTCGGTGGAAGGATTCGTTTCACG AGCATAAGCCCAGGAGTGGTGAAAACACCAATAGTCGAACCTTACATGACTCTCCCCGGAACTGCAAATATGCCGCTTCTTGAACCTGAAGACATCGCAGATTCGGTCGTTTACGTCGTTGGAACACCGCTTCGAGTTCAAATAACCGAGCTTACCATCCGACCTCTCGGCGAAACTAACACTTAA